Proteins encoded together in one Miscanthus floridulus cultivar M001 chromosome 16, ASM1932011v1, whole genome shotgun sequence window:
- the LOC136512339 gene encoding uncharacterized protein — translation MPPRAGAMAAAARAALLPPSSSSPSPLLRLPHRFLSLTATPYPLYYDLIVHRPAEPNPPKSSASDAAGADRQPQPASDEQPLDRAKRRYLRKRRSRLLPDPDATTTTKPSSSSSEFVELRPEVVDFPRLHAREEALYFHDTFAMPWEKDKHYRMLYRLEKKYFPHQSLDNAFVSADAAPASDADRCLVFFDDEKKEDEGEERVVSKKGGDSNDKGEVLERKVEDFFRSLKKGPGQAGNKAKRPGAEPQQVKREVPREEERPQPYLVTRTTELPPRWDGPAGTVVLIDKPKGWTSFTVCGKLRRLVKVQKVGHAGTLDPMATGLLIVCVGKATKIVDSYQGMVKGYSGVFRLGEATSTWDADSPIIQREPWEHIKDEDIRKAAASFKGEIWQVPPMFSAIKVGGEKMYDKARRGETVELSPRRISIYQFDIERSLEDRQNLIFRVTCSKGTYIRSLCADLGKALGSCAHLTALRRDSIGEYSVNDAWNFNELEQQITKGYL, via the exons ATGCCTCCTCGAGCAggagccatggcggcggcggcgagggcggcgctgctgcccccctcctcctcctccccgtcgccgctgctccgccTCCCGCACCGCTTCCTCTCGCTCACCGCGACTCCCTACCCTCTCTACTACGACCTCATCGTGCACCGCCCCGCGGAACCCAATCCCCCCAAATCCTCCGCCTCCGACGCCGCCGGGGCCGACCGCCAGCCGCAGCCAGCATCCGACGAGCAGCCGCTGGACCGCGCCAAGCGCCGGTACCTCCGCAAGCGCCGCAGCCGCCTCCTCCCCGACCCtgacgccaccaccaccaccaagccctcctcctcgtcgtcggaatTCGTCGAGCTCCGGCcggaggtggtggacttcccgcGCCTGCACGCGCGCGAGGAGGCGCTCTACTTCCACGACACCTTCGCTATGCCGTGGGAGAAGGACAAGCACTACCGTATGCTCTACCGCCTGGAGAAGAAGTACTTCCCCCACCAGTCGCTCGACAATGCATTCGTCTCTGCTGACGCTGCCCCGGCCTCCGACGCCGATAGGTGCCTCGTCTTCTTCGACGAcgagaagaaggaagatgaggGAGAGGAGCGGGTGGTCAGTAAGAAGGGCGGCGACAGCAACGACAAAGGGGAGGTGCTGGAGAGGAAGGTGGAAGACTTCTTCAGGTCTCTGAAGAAGGGCCCCGGCCAAGCCGGCAACAAGGCCAAGAGACCGGGAGCGGAGCCGCAGCAGGTGAAGCGCGAGGTGCCCAGGGAGGAGGAGCGTCCGCAGCCGTACCTCGTCACCAGGACCACGGAGCTGCCGCCGAGGTGGGACGGCCCGGCCGGGACCGTCGTGCTCATCGACAAGCCCAAAG GATGGACTTCGTTTACTGTTTGTGGAAAGTTGAGGCGCTTGGTGAAAGTACAAAAG GTTGGACATGCTGGAACTCTGGACCCCATGGCAACTGGATTGTTGATTGTTTGTGTAGGAAAAGCAACCAAAATTGTTGATAG CTACCAAGGAATGGTTAAAGGCTATAGCGGTGTTTTCCGACTTGGAGAAGCCACATCAACCTGGGATGCAGATTCACCA ATTATCCAGAGGGAACCATGggaacacatcaaagatgaaGATATTAGAAAGGCAGCAGCATCATTCAAGGGTGAGATATGGCAAGTTCCTCCAATGTTTTCTGCCATTAAG GTTGGTGGTGAAAAGATGTATGACAAAGCACGGAGGGGTGAAACAGTAGAGCTTTCACCAAGACGTATATCAATATACCAATTTGATATTGAGCGCAGTTTGGAAGATAG ACAGAATTTGATATTTCGTGTTACTTGCTCAAAAGGAACATACATTCGGTCCCTATGTGCGGACTTGGGTAAAGCACTTGGAAG CTGTGCTCATTTAACTGCCTTGCGGAGAGACTCAATAG GTGAATACTCGGTCAATGATGCTTGGAACTTCAATGAGCTTGAGCAACAAATCACCAAGGGATATTTATGA